CCGCCGCGCGCCCAGCGCCTTCAGCGTCCCGATCTCCCGCGTCCGCTGCTGCACCGACACCAGCATGATGTTCATCAGGCCCACGCCGCCGATCCCCAGCGTCAGCGTCCCGATGAACGCCAGCAGGACCTGCAGCCCCATCGTGATCACGCGGAACTGCGACAGCCGCTCCAGCGAGTTGAACACGAACACCGCGCGCCGGTCGTCTTCGCGGAAGTTGTGCGCCTGCCCCAGCGTCGCGCGCACCATGTGCTCCACCTTCTGGTAGTCGAGCCCTTCGTAGTCCAGCCAGATCCCGTCGAGATACTGCGTGTTGTCCAGGTCGCCCATTGAGGTGAAGGGCACGTAGATGACCCGGTTGATGTTGTCGTCGCCCTCCTGCATCTTCGGCTCCAGCACGCCGATCACCTGGAAGCTCAACCCGTCCAGCCGGATGTACTCGCCCACCGCGTACTTCCCGCTGAACAGCTTGGTCTTAGCCTCCGACCCGATCACCGCCACCCGCCCGCGCTGGATGTAATCCTCTTCGTTGAAGAACCGCCCCATCTCCGGCCGCAGCTTCCGGATGTCGATCATCCCGGTGTTGACCCCCGAGACCGGCAGCGGATAGCTGCGGTTCTCGTAGGCCACGTTCGCGCGCTTCCCCACCTCGGGCGACACGTGCTTGATCATCGGCACCGCGTTCACCAGCCGGTCGATGTCGTCGTAGGTGAAACGCACCTGCACGCCGGCCTTCGCGCCGCCGGCCTGCTTCGAGGTGCGTCCCGGGAACACGCCCAGCACCTTCGATCCGAACGATTCGAAGATGTTGGTGATGGCGACGCCGAACCCCGCGCCATAGGCCAGCAGCAGGATCACGGTCGCGATGCCCCACGCCATCCCCAGCATCGTGAGCGTGGCGCGCCGGCGGTCGTGCTGCATCGCGCCGTAGGCTTCCCGGAGCAGGTCGCGCATCATGCTTCGTGCCTCAGCGCTTCCACCGGCGGCAGCGCCGCGGCTTTGCGCGCCGGGTAGACGCCCGCCACGATCCCCGCCAGCGACAGCGATGCGATGGCCAGCGTCGCGCTTGACGCCACCAGCGTCGGCGGGTCGAACCCAGGCGGCGACGGCAGCTTGCTCAGCGCCGCCATCAGCCCGGCGGCCGCTCCCATGCCCACCCCGCCCGACACGATCGTCAGGATCACGCCCTCCAGCAGGAACTGCGTCATGATGTTCCGGTTCGTCGCCCCCAGCGCCTTGCGCAATCCGATCTCTTTCGTCCGCTCCGCCACCGACACCAGCATGATGTTGATGATGCCGATCGCTCCCAGCGCCAGCGTCACCAGCCCCACGCTCCCCAGGAACATGTTCATCGCGTCGAAGATCTTCCCCACCATCTCCTGGCTCTTCACCGTGTCCCAGTCCTCGAACGCGTCTTCATTCTTGGGGTCGAAGCCGTGGTTGCGCGCCACCACGGTGCGCGCTTCCTGCCGCGCCTGCTCGTGGTCCTCCGCCCGCGTCGGCGTGTAGTTCACGAACGAGATCGCCCCCGGCGCGTTGGTCGCGTCCTTCACCGGGAAGTACGTCGCCATGGTCGAGAACGGGATGAAGCACCGCACGCTCGACGAGTTCCCTTCGTCCTTGGTGAAGTTCGAGATGAACCCGATCACCTCGAACCGCAGCCCGCCGATGAGCAGGAACTTCCCGATCGGGTTCGGGTCGTCCGGGAACAGGTTCTTCTTCATCTCCCAGCCGATGACGGTGACCTGCCGCCGCTGCTCCTCGTCGAGCTCGTTCAGCCACCGCCCTTTCGCCAGCGGCAGGAAGCGGATC
This genomic stretch from Terriglobales bacterium harbors:
- a CDS encoding ABC transporter permease; translated protein: MRDLLREAYGAMQHDRRRATLTMLGMAWGIATVILLLAYGAGFGVAITNIFESFGSKVLGVFPGRTSKQAGGAKAGVQVRFTYDDIDRLVNAVPMIKHVSPEVGKRANVAYENRSYPLPVSGVNTGMIDIRKLRPEMGRFFNEEDYIQRGRVAVIGSEAKTKLFSGKYAVGEYIRLDGLSFQVIGVLEPKMQEGDDNINRVIYVPFTSMGDLDNTQYLDGIWLDYEGLDYQKVEHMVRATLGQAHNFREDDRRAVFVFNSLERLSQFRVITMGLQVLLAFIGTLTLGIGGVGLMNIMLVSVQQRTREIGTLKALGARRRSILLQFLAEALAISFAGGLAGIVLAYIVSLGVGRLTLYSALAKNAEAGDIRLIIDPANLMVATGILIFVGIVSGMLPAIKAARLSPIEALRYE
- a CDS encoding ABC transporter permease, which codes for MRTLWDILAQTFRTLWAHKLRSFLTMFGIAWGVGSLLLLVGVGEGFRSGNKRELAEIGENIMFMFNGRIPAVQGQATGMRRYWITSEDAMEIGRQPHVKYASPVLVRQDIRVVSETQNSNGQVAGVLPVFKQIRFLPLAKGRWLNELDEEQRRQVTVIGWEMKKNLFPDDPNPIGKFLLIGGLRFEVIGFISNFTKDEGNSSSVRCFIPFSTMATYFPVKDATNAPGAISFVNYTPTRAEDHEQARQEARTVVARNHGFDPKNEDAFEDWDTVKSQEMVGKIFDAMNMFLGSVGLVTLALGAIGIINIMLVSVAERTKEIGLRKALGATNRNIMTQFLLEGVILTIVSGGVGMGAAAGLMAALSKLPSPPGFDPPTLVASSATLAIASLSLAGIVAGVYPARKAAALPPVEALRHEA